A genome region from Brassica oleracea var. oleracea cultivar TO1000 chromosome C2, BOL, whole genome shotgun sequence includes the following:
- the LOC106318868 gene encoding protein EXORDIUM-like 2 — translation MAYNYRFAFFLTVLTALAGISSAALVKEQPLVLKYHNGALLKGNINVNLVWYGKFTPTQRSVIVDFIRSLNSKEAATSAAPSVASWWKTTEKYKGGASTLVVGKQLLLENYPLGKSLKNPNLRALSTKLNGGLRSITVVLTAKDVSVEGFCMNRCGSHGSSVSTSRRAANGAAYVWVGNAETMCPGYCAWPFHQPIYGPQGPPLVSPNGDVGVDGMIINLATLLANTVTNPFKNGYYQGPPTAPLEAVSACTGMFGSGSYPGYAGLVLVDKTTGSSYNARGLAGRKYLLPAMWDPQTSTCKTLV, via the coding sequence ATGGCTTATAATTACCGTTTTGCCTTTTTCCTCACCGTCCTCACCGCCCTCGCCGGTATCTCCTCCGCCGCGTTGGTCAAGGAGCAGCCGCTTGTTCTGAAATACCACAACGGCGCTCTCTTGAAAGGAAACATCAACGTCAATCTTGTTTGGTACGGGAAGTTCACTCCCACCCAACGGTCCGTGATCGTCGACTTCATCCGCTCGCTCAACTCCAAAGAAGCCGCAACCTCCGCCGCTCCCTCCGTCGCGTCGTGGTGGAAGACGACGGAGAAATACAAAGGCGGAGCTTCGACTCTCGTCGTCGGGAAACAGCTCCTCCTCGAGAACTACCCCCTCGGAAAATCTCTCAAGAATCCTAACCTCCGTGCTCTATCCACCAAACTTAACGGCGGTCTCCGTTCGATAACCGTCGTTTTAACGGCGAAAGACGTTTCCGTCGAGGGGTTCTGTATGAACCGGTGCGGGTCCCACGGATCGTCCGTCTCGACTTCGCGCCGCGCGGCTAACGGCGCGGCTTACGTCTGGGTCGGAAACGCCGAGACGATGTGTCCGGGATACTGCGCGTGGCCGTTTCACCAGCCCATTTACGGCCCACAAGGGCCGCCGTTAGTTTCCCCCAACGGTGACGTCGGAGTTGACGGGATGATTATAAACCTTGCTACGCTTCTAGCTAACACCGTCACGAATCCGTTTAAGAACGGGTATTACCAGGGCCCACCAACTGCTCCACTTGAAGCTGTCTCCGCTTGTACCGGCATGTTCGGGTCGGGTTCTTACCCGGGTTACGCGGGTCTAGTGCTGGTTGACAAAACTACCGGGTCTAGTTACAACGCTCGTGGACTCGCCGGGAGGAAATATCTCTTGCCGGCGATGTGGGATCCACAGACCTCAACTTGCAAGACTCTGGTTTGA